In Trichoderma atroviride chromosome 2, complete sequence, one DNA window encodes the following:
- a CDS encoding uncharacterized protein (TransMembrane:11 (o70-92i99-124o151-172i179-199o205-227i296-315o351-371i398-415o427-448i469-490o510-527i)), whose amino-acid sequence MSKEESGHVTPEKGDNVVDYQASTTVLPSEGPERDANWFTRNGLNADSFKKKHYGPGMVELERPMKARHLHMIAIGGSIGAGFFVGSGGALAKGGPGSLFVDFLIIGIMMFNVVYALGELAIMYPVSGSFYTYSARFIDPAWGFAMGWNYVLQWAAVLPLELTVCGITISYWNSEITTAAWISLFLGVIIIINLFGALGYAEEEFWASCFKLAATVIFMIIAFVLVLGGGPKDGRYHEYWGARYWYDPGAFKNGFKGFCSVFVTAAFSFSGTELVGLAAAESTNPTKNMPGAIKQVFWRITIFYILGLFFVGLLINSDDPALLSSAAYADSKASPFVLVGKYAGLKGFDHFMNLVILASVLSIGVSGVYGGSRTLTALAQQGYAPKLFTYIDKSGRPLPSVIFLILFGFIAYVSLDATGPVVFDWLLAISGLAALFTWGSVCLAHIRFRKAWKYHGHTLDEIPFKAAGGVYGSYLGLFICVIVLMAQFYTAIAAPPGSPGVGTAEDFFKQYLAAPVVLGFWIVGWLWKRQPFLRTKNIDVDTGLREFDWDEINAERTRIAALPAWRRIIHHTF is encoded by the exons ATGTCGAAAGAGGAGAGTGGCCATGTCACTCCCGAGAAGGGCGACAATGTCGTCGACTATCAGGCCAGCACGACAGTCCTCCCCAGCGAGGGCCCTGAGCGCGACGCCAACTGGTTCACGCGCAATGGCCTCAACGCCGACTccttcaagaagaagcactATGGCCCGGGCATGGTCGAGCTTGAGCGTCCCATGAAggctcgccatcttcacatGATTGCCATTGGTGGTTCCATTGGTGCTGGTTTCTTCGTCGGCTCGGGCGGTGCTCTGGCCAAAGGT GGCCCTGGTTCTCTCTTTGTCGACTTCCTCATTATCGGTATCATGATGTTCAACGTCG TGTACGCTCTCGGTGAACTCGCCATCATGTACCCCGTCTCTGGTTCTTTCTACACATACTCTGCTCGTTTCATCGACCCTGCCTGGGGTTTCGCCATGGGCTGGAACTATGTTCTTCAGTGGGCTGCCGTTCTTCCGCTTGAATTGACAGTTTGTGGTATTACGATATCGTACTGGAACTCGGAAATCACCACAGCCGCTTggatctctctcttcctcggcgtcatcatcatcatcaacctgTTTGGCGCTCTCGGCTATGCTGAAGAGGAGTTTTGGGCATCGTGCTTCAAGCTGGCTGCcaccgtcatcttcatgATCATCGcttttgtccttgtcctcggTGGTGGTCCCAAGGATGGCCGATACCACGAGTACTGGGGTGCCCGCTACTGGTACGACCCGGGCGCGTTCAAGAACGGCTTCAAGGGCTTCTGCTCCGTCTTCGTCACCGctgccttctccttctccggTACTGAGCTGGTCggtcttgccgctgccgagtCTACTAACCCCACCAAGAACATGCCCGGTGCTATCAAGCAGGTCTTCTGGCGTATCACCATCTTTTACATCCTCggtctcttctttgtcggCCTGCTGATCAACAGCGATGATCCCGCTTTGCTCTCCTCTGCCGCCTACGCTGACTCCAAGGCCTCTCCCTTTGTGCTTGTCGGCAAGTACGCTGGCTTGAAGGGTTTCGACCACTTCATGAACCTCGTCATTCTCGCCTCCGTCTTGTCCATCGGTGTCTCTGGTGTGTATGGTGGATCTCGAACCCTGACCGCTCTGGCTCAGCAGGGCTATGCTCCCAAGCTCTTCACCTACATTGACAAGTCTGGCCGTCCCCTGCCCTctgtcatcttcctcatcctgtTCGGCTTCATCGCCTATGTCAGCTTGGATGCCACCGGTCCCGTTGTCTTTGACTGGCTTCTTGCCATTTCCGGCTTGGCCGCTCTCTTCACCTGGGGCTCTGTCTGCCTTGCCCACATTCGATTCCGCAAGGCCTGGAAGTACCACGGCCACACTCTGGATGAGATTCCATtcaaggctgctggcggtgtCTACGGCTCATACCTCGGCCTTTTCATTTGCGTCATTGTCCTGATGGCTCAG TTCTATACCGCTATTGCAGCCCCTCCCGGATCACCAGGCGTTGGTACCGCAGAGGACTTCTTCAAGCAGTACCTGGCTGCTCCCGTCGTCCTCGGTTTCTGGATCGTTGGATGGCTGTGGAAGCGCCAGCCTTTCTTGAGAACCAAGAACATTGACGTTGACACTGGTCTCCGTGAGTTTGACTGGGACGAGATCAACGCAGAGCGCACAAGAATTGCTGCCCTGCCTGCCTGGAGACGCATCATCCACCACACCTTCTAA